A portion of the Pedobacter cryoconitis genome contains these proteins:
- a CDS encoding FAD-dependent monooxygenase, translated as MKVVVLGGGIAGLCMGIYMHQHAIEVCVNERQIFSAVGGHAFLMHHDGIAVLNELATESNFSLPGKAVHTFMLKDSTGLIVNEKALEDWQCFKRTDLLACLNRFLPAYSLKNNRVFSHFITEEDQVIAAVFLNGEVEYGDVFIGADGANSMVRQQLFGEVKFEPGKVKEVVGIVQHAELAGSLQGKFTKFQQKDQGLSFGLIPTSGTEMVWFMQYDPLLADIPEGIHPRSVQYHELLRELCFKLLKDFPIEVQEVLGSNDFKTSYIWNTRDFDLLPSFHHQNVVLIGDAAHVALPFTSAGTTNAMLDAKTLSYCLLHYPNLNTAFSAYYQLRAESINEHVNLGRSLRDSFLSSTSLSVIPLISSVLK; from the coding sequence ATGAAAGTAGTAGTTTTAGGCGGTGGGATCGCTGGGTTGTGCATGGGGATTTATATGCATCAGCATGCCATTGAAGTGTGTGTAAACGAAAGACAAATTTTCTCTGCCGTAGGCGGACATGCCTTTCTGATGCATCATGACGGAATTGCTGTATTGAATGAACTTGCAACTGAAAGTAATTTTTCACTTCCCGGTAAAGCAGTACACACCTTTATGCTGAAGGATTCAACTGGGTTAATTGTGAATGAAAAAGCACTCGAAGACTGGCAATGCTTCAAACGTACAGACCTGCTGGCTTGTTTAAATCGATTCCTGCCTGCATACAGCTTAAAAAACAACCGTGTATTTTCTCATTTTATAACGGAAGAGGATCAGGTTATAGCCGCAGTATTTTTGAATGGAGAGGTGGAGTATGGAGATGTTTTTATTGGTGCAGACGGCGCAAACTCAATGGTCCGGCAGCAGCTATTTGGTGAAGTAAAATTTGAACCGGGTAAAGTAAAAGAAGTAGTTGGCATTGTACAACATGCTGAACTCGCTGGCTCACTACAAGGGAAGTTTACCAAGTTTCAGCAAAAAGACCAGGGTCTTTCCTTCGGTCTTATTCCAACATCAGGAACAGAAATGGTGTGGTTTATGCAATATGACCCATTATTAGCTGACATCCCTGAAGGTATTCATCCGCGTTCTGTTCAATACCACGAACTGTTGCGTGAGTTATGTTTCAAGCTGTTGAAAGACTTTCCCATTGAAGTACAGGAGGTTTTAGGAAGCAATGATTTTAAGACCAGTTATATCTGGAATACCAGGGATTTTGACCTTTTGCCAAGCTTTCATCATCAAAATGTAGTCTTGATTGGCGATGCAGCGCACGTTGCGCTCCCATTTACAAGCGCAGGAACTACAAATGCCATGCTCGATGCGAAAACACTATCCTATTGTTTACTCCATTACCCAAATTTGAATACAGCATTCTCAGCTTACTATCAATTAAGAGCTGAAAGTATCAATGAACATGTAAACCTGGGCAGAAGCTTAAGAGATTCCTTCCTGAGTTCTACTTCGTTAAGTGTTATTCCGCTCATTAGCAGTGTATTAAAGTAA
- a CDS encoding nucleotidyltransferase family protein, protein MATIKPSLVILAAGMASRYGGNKQTESFGPSGETIMEYSIYDAIKAGFGKVIFIIREEFSVAFKEVIEPKLSGKIATDYVYQSLESFSGGRNIPADRTKPFGTSHALLCCKDVLDGPFAVINADDFYGFDAFKQAYNFLTTAIEVNKYACIGYELKNTLSDNGSVTRGEINVNAAQEIVSITERKEIYKEEGKAFTKTGDSVQELPLDTKVSMNFFCFTPDFVNWSEQEYYKFLDKNSTELKAEFLIPEVADLLIKSGEGVVKMIPTQAKWFGVTFKEDAPVVKAALQKLADEGIYPGNLWG, encoded by the coding sequence ATGGCTACAATAAAACCTTCTCTTGTTATTCTGGCTGCTGGTATGGCTAGCAGATACGGTGGTAATAAGCAAACTGAATCTTTTGGTCCCTCGGGAGAAACTATAATGGAGTATTCAATTTACGACGCGATAAAAGCTGGATTCGGAAAGGTGATCTTTATTATAAGAGAGGAGTTCTCAGTTGCATTTAAAGAGGTTATTGAGCCTAAATTAAGTGGAAAGATTGCTACAGATTATGTTTATCAATCACTGGAAAGTTTTAGTGGTGGCAGAAATATCCCTGCAGACAGAACAAAACCTTTTGGAACATCACATGCATTACTGTGCTGCAAGGATGTATTGGATGGTCCGTTTGCGGTAATTAATGCAGATGATTTTTACGGCTTTGATGCCTTTAAGCAAGCTTATAATTTTCTGACTACTGCTATAGAAGTAAATAAATATGCTTGTATAGGATATGAATTAAAAAATACATTAAGTGATAATGGATCGGTAACACGCGGAGAAATTAATGTAAATGCAGCTCAGGAGATTGTAAGCATTACTGAACGTAAAGAGATCTATAAAGAAGAAGGCAAAGCATTTACTAAAACCGGTGATTCAGTACAGGAACTTCCGCTGGATACCAAGGTAAGTATGAATTTCTTTTGCTTCACACCAGATTTTGTGAACTGGTCTGAACAGGAATATTATAAGTTTTTGGATAAAAACAGTACCGAGCTAAAGGCAGAATTCCTTATTCCTGAGGTTGCTGACCTGCTGATTAAATCTGGTGAAGGTGTTGTAAAGATGATTCCTACACAAGCTAAATGGTTTGGGGTGACATTTAAAGAAGATGCGCCAGTGGTAAAAGCTGCTTTACAGAAGCTTGCGGATGAAGGTATTTACCCTGGTAATCTTTGGGGATAA
- a CDS encoding LuxR C-terminal-related transcriptional regulator codes for MIKVGIIDTNQQSRNRMRVLLNHQHQHNLKVTLDIGSMGECKKVQPSQEPNVTLLDIEVNGIEVIPDIYRKFPNTNVVVYSNIQDHTSVLACVKAGAMGYLTKDTCVDDVISTIVTTYRGGSVFSPSISRNVIQQVQYTIDYQSKLSYRERQIVEGLQHGLSYKLIGYKYGISLDTVRQYIKRTYKKLNINSKGELLAQFK; via the coding sequence ATGATAAAAGTTGGAATTATTGATACCAATCAACAGAGCAGAAATAGGATGCGTGTGCTGCTAAATCATCAGCATCAGCATAATCTAAAGGTAACGCTCGACATTGGATCTATGGGGGAATGTAAGAAAGTACAGCCCTCTCAGGAGCCCAATGTTACCCTGCTCGACATTGAGGTTAACGGAATTGAGGTCATCCCTGACATTTATCGGAAATTTCCGAATACAAACGTAGTAGTTTACAGCAATATTCAAGACCATACCAGTGTTCTGGCCTGTGTAAAGGCTGGAGCTATGGGATATCTCACCAAAGATACCTGTGTAGATGATGTGATCTCAACTATTGTAACTACTTATCGCGGAGGTTCTGTTTTCAGTCCCTCTATCTCGCGGAATGTAATTCAGCAAGTACAGTATACCATAGACTATCAATCCAAACTAAGTTATAGAGAACGCCAGATCGTAGAAGGCCTTCAACATGGCCTGAGTTATAAATTGATAGGTTATAAATATGGAATCTCCTTAGATACTGTCCGTCAGTATATTAAAAGAACCTATAAAAAACTGAATATTAACAGTAAAGGTGAGCTGCTTGCTCAATTCAAATAA
- a CDS encoding PAS domain S-box protein: protein MFSIKEHWWRVQRLIEQAVLRNSDPSEEEHVFWRKRLFRNVISYGFIISIVAFVSSVTFGFFAGNTIVQWFNVVFVFALLSIIFNKKIMIHTRKILALFLLYVLAIIYIAVLGSEGPGVLYLIIITIFSAMIFPRPAAYWLVGLNVLICAGFGAVIQYKLFESPLLQSYDLPLWASYSGNLIFVSLISVMLISKVLNGLEQTIKKEANLISRLDASERYFRNTFEANPVPMYVFDVENGKFLHANDAACTKYGYTKEEFLQMNIVDIRPQSESSKLMDLTSMINNRDYSGILIHINKNKEVFPVEIETNTIRFEEREARLVLATDVSERIDYIQKIERQNKDLKEIAWIQSHMVRAPLANIMSLTEFLIKYPGEDTQQTLNFLNDSSQKLNMAIESIVGQAGGSGLTS from the coding sequence ATGTTTTCGATAAAAGAACATTGGTGGAGAGTGCAGCGGCTGATTGAACAGGCGGTGCTCAGGAATTCAGACCCCTCAGAAGAGGAGCATGTCTTTTGGCGGAAACGACTTTTTAGAAATGTGATCAGCTATGGTTTTATTATCAGCATAGTCGCATTTGTCTCTTCAGTTACTTTTGGTTTTTTTGCCGGCAATACTATTGTACAATGGTTCAATGTTGTTTTTGTATTCGCCTTATTATCTATTATTTTCAATAAGAAAATCATGATTCATACCAGGAAAATATTAGCACTATTTCTTCTATACGTGCTAGCGATCATTTATATAGCGGTTTTAGGTTCAGAAGGACCAGGAGTCCTTTATTTGATTATCATTACTATTTTTTCTGCTATGATCTTCCCGCGTCCTGCTGCCTATTGGCTTGTCGGGTTAAATGTCCTGATTTGTGCAGGCTTTGGTGCAGTCATACAGTATAAACTCTTTGAGAGCCCGTTATTGCAGAGTTATGATTTGCCGCTATGGGCGTCTTACTCCGGGAACCTCATTTTTGTGAGTCTGATCAGTGTGATGTTAATCAGTAAAGTGCTAAATGGTCTGGAACAGACTATCAAAAAAGAAGCGAATCTGATTTCCAGATTAGATGCCTCAGAGCGCTACTTTAGAAATACATTCGAGGCCAACCCCGTTCCGATGTATGTCTTTGATGTGGAGAATGGCAAATTCCTGCATGCCAATGATGCTGCCTGTACTAAATACGGCTACACCAAAGAAGAATTTCTGCAGATGAATATTGTGGATATCCGTCCGCAATCAGAAAGCAGTAAATTGATGGATCTCACCAGTATGATTAATAACAGGGACTATTCCGGTATATTAATTCATATCAATAAAAATAAAGAGGTTTTTCCCGTAGAGATTGAAACCAATACGATCAGGTTCGAAGAACGCGAAGCACGCCTGGTGTTGGCTACAGATGTGTCTGAACGGATTGATTATATTCAAAAAATTGAACGTCAGAACAAAGACTTGAAAGAAATTGCCTGGATACAAAGTCATATGGTCAGGGCTCCACTGGCAAATATTATGAGTTTAACAGAATTCCTGATCAAATATCCTGGTGAAGACACGCAACAGACTTTAAACTTCCTTAATGATTCTTCACAGAAATTAAATATGGCTATTGAATCTATTGTAGGACAGGCTGGTGGTTCTGGTTTGACAAGTTAA
- a CDS encoding response regulator, with amino-acid sequence MKKVYLIDDDDIFVFLTKKTMLKVSENVDVEVFSDGLQAITHLKEIQDKKELLPDVIFLDLNMPVMDGWEFLAEYQELYPSFVKRNELYIVSSSISPHEMERSKNIEEVCEFIIKPLVKEKFLEILENL; translated from the coding sequence ATGAAAAAAGTGTACCTCATCGATGATGATGATATTTTTGTATTTCTTACAAAAAAAACAATGCTGAAAGTGTCTGAAAATGTTGATGTTGAAGTTTTTTCAGACGGACTCCAAGCGATTACTCATCTAAAAGAAATACAGGATAAGAAGGAATTGTTGCCTGATGTTATTTTTCTGGATCTGAATATGCCAGTCATGGACGGATGGGAATTCTTAGCTGAATATCAGGAATTATATCCTTCTTTTGTGAAGAGAAACGAACTCTATATTGTGTCATCCTCCATCTCTCCGCATGAGATGGAAAGATCAAAAAATATAGAAGAAGTTTGTGAATTTATAATCAAGCCCTTAGTGAAAGAAAAGTTTCTTGAAATTCTAGAAAATTTATAG
- a CDS encoding sensor histidine kinase: protein MRQNFRWQERHNTAHRMGYAEKNKNFLTIIEKCNELIFFIKKNGDFIHVTTSTEQLFGFSNEEYLGFNILDTVHPEDLDHTKERLQLVVSSSGANINLKFRSRTKQSEYRWIEGVMTNLLDDSMQSLMFRFNDSTDRVNSENEQALLIQEFTKRNQDLNQFVYIISHNLRTPLANLIGLINILETDLLDDYNKGIVDLFKCSTDRLSETVFDLTHILTLKDNQGVKLTKVNVQKAFEKVCHSFNEQIKQLGVLLTSNFDCTHIHFNKSYLESILMNLLSNAIKYRLHNRQLEIKVKLTRDEQNNCILSFSDNGTGIDMETNKDKLFGLHQRFHNHITGNGVGLFITKSQITSLGGHIEVKSAVNEGTTFTITFKGENVNLSNQNHQPVLQ from the coding sequence ATGAGACAAAACTTTAGGTGGCAGGAAAGACACAATACTGCGCATAGGATGGGGTACGCTGAAAAGAATAAAAACTTTCTCACGATCATTGAAAAATGCAACGAACTAATATTCTTTATAAAAAAAAATGGTGACTTCATTCATGTTACCACCTCTACTGAACAACTATTTGGTTTTAGCAACGAAGAGTACCTTGGATTCAACATCTTAGATACTGTACATCCGGAAGATCTGGATCACACCAAAGAAAGACTTCAACTGGTCGTTTCTTCTTCCGGAGCTAACATCAATCTAAAATTCAGAAGCCGGACCAAGCAGAGCGAATACCGCTGGATAGAAGGTGTAATGACTAACTTGCTTGATGACAGTATGCAGTCGCTGATGTTCAGATTTAATGATAGTACGGATCGGGTAAATAGTGAAAATGAACAAGCACTGTTGATTCAGGAATTTACTAAAAGGAATCAGGACCTTAATCAGTTTGTCTATATTATTTCCCATAACCTGAGAACACCACTGGCTAATCTAATAGGCTTGATTAATATTCTGGAAACCGACTTGCTCGATGACTACAATAAAGGGATTGTGGACCTGTTTAAATGCTCTACAGACAGATTAAGTGAAACGGTTTTTGACCTTACCCATATTTTAACGCTTAAAGATAACCAGGGTGTAAAGCTCACGAAAGTTAATGTGCAGAAAGCATTTGAGAAAGTTTGTCACTCTTTTAATGAGCAGATTAAACAGCTTGGTGTACTATTGACTAGTAATTTTGATTGTACTCACATACATTTCAATAAAAGTTACCTGGAAAGTATATTGATGAATTTGTTGTCAAATGCGATCAAATACCGCCTGCATAACAGACAACTTGAAATAAAAGTGAAGCTGACCAGGGATGAGCAAAATAACTGTATACTAAGCTTTTCGGACAATGGAACCGGCATTGATATGGAGACCAATAAAGACAAACTCTTTGGCCTTCATCAGCGGTTTCATAACCATATCACAGGAAATGGCGTGGGTCTGTTTATTACTAAATCACAGATTACCTCTCTTGGTGGCCATATTGAGGTTAAAAGTGCAGTGAATGAGGGCACTACTTTTACCATTACCTTTAAAGGCGAAAATGTTAACTTGTCAAACCAGAACCACCAGCCTGTCCTACAATAG
- a CDS encoding class I SAM-dependent methyltransferase: MIDNFSNDAAFDSLYSLRAQQLSSIHWTPIDVAIKAATHLTAGEGKNILDIGSGVGKFCIVAAQIFPTHIFHGVEQRKALVDEAIIAQNATRTTNVNFIHANFNELDMDNYDHIYFYNSFSENLFHYKPIDNLIDCSQDIYNEYLTQFYNLLEEKPSGTRVATFHCNNEYVPPSYKRVQHITGEVLKLWIKK, from the coding sequence ATGATTGACAATTTTTCAAACGACGCAGCATTCGATAGTTTGTACTCATTGAGGGCACAACAGCTGTCTTCTATCCACTGGACTCCTATTGACGTTGCTATAAAGGCCGCTACACACCTTACCGCAGGCGAAGGAAAAAATATTTTAGATATAGGAAGTGGGGTGGGTAAATTTTGTATCGTAGCTGCTCAAATTTTCCCAACGCATATTTTTCATGGTGTGGAGCAAAGAAAAGCATTGGTAGACGAGGCGATTATTGCCCAAAATGCAACAAGGACAACCAATGTAAATTTCATTCATGCCAATTTTAATGAACTGGACATGGATAATTATGATCACATCTATTTTTATAACTCTTTCAGTGAAAACTTATTCCATTATAAGCCTATTGATAACCTGATTGACTGTTCTCAGGATATTTATAATGAATACCTTACACAGTTTTATAACTTACTGGAAGAAAAGCCATCAGGTACAAGAGTCGCAACCTTTCACTGCAATAATGAATATGTTCCTCCTTCTTATAAAAGAGTGCAGCATATTACCGGTGAGGTTTTAAAGCTCTGGATTAAAAAATAA
- a CDS encoding sensor histidine kinase: MINIPSLRNEADRIAALYVLEILDTGEEQEFDNIVKLAAIITQAPVSAITFVDENRIWYKAKLGIDLTETPRDNSISDIFPFLIAIPVVVNKNLVIGHLSVAGPKQLTLNQEQHKGLALLAQQVASLLQLKLPVINNSIKEFYESILNNIPQDIVVFDANHKYLFANPMAIKNEEYRKFIIGKDDFEYAAYRNRGPEIAKARRAQFLEVKNTGKAIGWEESQKDPNGNNITFLRRMFPMHDEKGNFIMVIGFGIDITERKLLEEKQTLIMEQLAIQNTQLIDFCNVVSHNLRGPLINMAMLAEFIQEAEDAEEQKMLVSKLEPVIENLKSTFNELVESIQIRLDRDIKLDRLNFSTCLQEALDGLYVEIQKAKAKIRVDFEDAPAVLYPHKYLASIFYNLISNAIKYQSPERQLSLNLASKMKEGNIVLTVQDNGLGIDLVKHKDNIFKIGKVFHRHPDAKGLGLFMTKTQVEAMGGKIWVESFPDQGSIFSIEFVNQNMNW; the protein is encoded by the coding sequence ATGATTAATATCCCATCACTTAGGAATGAAGCTGACAGAATTGCTGCGCTTTATGTGTTGGAAATTTTGGATACTGGTGAAGAACAGGAGTTTGATAATATCGTCAAACTTGCTGCTATTATTACACAGGCACCGGTTTCGGCTATCACTTTTGTGGATGAAAACCGGATATGGTATAAAGCAAAACTGGGTATTGACCTGACTGAAACTCCCAGAGACAATTCAATCAGCGACATATTCCCATTTTTGATCGCTATACCAGTAGTCGTGAATAAGAATCTGGTTATTGGACATTTAAGTGTGGCCGGCCCGAAGCAGCTTACACTAAATCAGGAACAGCATAAAGGACTTGCGCTGCTTGCACAGCAGGTGGCTAGTTTGTTACAGCTAAAACTTCCGGTAATCAATAATAGTATTAAAGAATTTTATGAGAGTATTCTCAATAATATCCCACAGGATATTGTCGTATTTGATGCAAACCACAAATATCTTTTCGCTAATCCAATGGCGATTAAGAACGAAGAATACAGGAAATTTATTATAGGAAAAGACGACTTTGAATATGCTGCCTACAGAAACCGTGGTCCTGAGATAGCCAAAGCACGCAGAGCACAGTTTCTGGAAGTAAAGAATACGGGAAAGGCAATAGGCTGGGAAGAAAGTCAAAAGGATCCCAATGGAAATAATATCACCTTTTTAAGAAGGATGTTTCCTATGCATGATGAAAAAGGTAATTTCATTATGGTCATTGGTTTTGGAATAGATATTACTGAGCGTAAACTGCTGGAAGAAAAGCAAACGCTCATTATGGAGCAACTGGCTATTCAGAATACACAATTGATAGATTTCTGTAATGTAGTTTCCCATAATTTACGCGGGCCGTTAATCAATATGGCTATGCTGGCAGAGTTTATACAAGAAGCAGAAGACGCTGAAGAACAAAAAATGCTGGTTTCAAAACTTGAACCTGTTATAGAAAATCTGAAAAGTACATTTAACGAGCTGGTCGAATCTATACAGATCAGGTTAGACAGAGATATTAAACTGGACAGGCTGAACTTTAGTACCTGTCTTCAGGAAGCACTTGACGGGCTCTACGTGGAGATCCAGAAAGCAAAAGCCAAGATCCGGGTTGACTTTGAAGATGCACCAGCAGTATTATATCCGCATAAATATCTGGCAAGCATTTTTTATAACCTGATCAGTAATGCAATTAAATATCAATCGCCAGAAAGACAGCTATCCTTGAATCTCGCCTCTAAAATGAAAGAGGGGAATATTGTGCTGACTGTTCAGGACAATGGATTGGGTATAGACCTTGTTAAACATAAAGATAATATCTTTAAAATTGGAAAGGTATTTCACCGTCACCCTGATGCGAAAGGCCTTGGACTATTTATGACAAAAACCCAGGTGGAAGCGATGGGCGGTAAAATTTGGGTGGAGAGTTTTCCAGACCAGGGTTCTATTTTTTCAATAGAATTTGTAAATCAAAATATGAATTGGTAA
- a CDS encoding pyridoxal phosphate-dependent aminotransferase — protein MFQSQSVNLDILKKRAFNLRWATVPEGVIPLTAADPDFPSAPEIAESIIRFTQDRYLSYGPAAGLPEFKESLANYYTVKRNIPAVPGFIFPVDSAAFGIYLTCKAFLSPGDEAIIFDPVDFLFRYSTEAVGGVAVPFAIPPGIDTVDFDNLERLITPKTRMICLCNPLNPTGKVFKKEELLQLGEIACKHGLIILSDEIWSDIVYTPNLYTSIASINEEIRNQTITVTGFSKSYGLAGLRIGAVMASNQVHYDRLFEVSLHGSTIHGANILSQVAATTALNDCGYWLDEFLVHLQKMRDLTVRELNATQGFKCISPEGCYVAFTNITGTGKSSKEIHQLLLDKAKVAVVPGAKEWFGEGAEGFIRMSFATSEDILNEALYNIKTTVNTL, from the coding sequence ATGTTTCAATCCCAATCTGTCAATCTGGATATTCTAAAGAAGAGAGCGTTTAACTTAAGATGGGCCACTGTGCCTGAAGGAGTTATTCCGCTTACTGCTGCAGATCCGGACTTTCCAAGTGCGCCCGAAATTGCAGAATCAATTATCCGTTTTACACAAGATAGGTATCTTTCTTACGGCCCTGCTGCAGGATTACCTGAATTTAAAGAAAGTTTAGCTAATTATTATACTGTGAAGCGGAATATTCCAGCGGTTCCCGGATTTATATTTCCAGTAGATAGTGCAGCTTTTGGTATTTATTTAACCTGTAAAGCATTCCTTTCACCAGGTGACGAAGCCATTATTTTTGATCCCGTAGATTTCCTTTTCAGGTACTCAACTGAGGCCGTTGGCGGAGTTGCTGTTCCATTTGCTATTCCTCCAGGGATTGATACTGTTGATTTTGATAATCTTGAACGACTGATTACGCCTAAAACACGTATGATCTGTCTTTGTAATCCATTGAACCCAACAGGAAAGGTCTTTAAAAAAGAAGAATTGCTTCAGCTGGGAGAAATAGCCTGTAAACATGGACTGATTATTTTATCAGATGAAATATGGAGTGATATTGTTTATACACCAAATTTATATACAAGTATAGCTTCCATCAACGAAGAAATCAGGAACCAGACTATAACTGTAACAGGTTTCAGTAAATCTTATGGCCTTGCAGGCCTGCGGATCGGAGCAGTTATGGCATCCAATCAGGTACACTATGACCGTCTGTTTGAAGTTTCCCTTCATGGATCTACTATTCATGGCGCTAATATACTTTCGCAGGTAGCAGCGACCACAGCACTCAATGACTGCGGATATTGGTTAGATGAATTCCTGGTACATCTTCAGAAAATGAGAGATCTGACTGTTAGAGAACTCAACGCGACGCAGGGATTTAAATGTATTTCTCCAGAAGGATGTTATGTCGCATTTACCAATATAACAGGGACGGGGAAAAGCAGTAAAGAAATCCATCAGCTTCTACTCGACAAGGCAAAGGTTGCTGTAGTTCCCGGTGCTAAAGAATGGTTTGGAGAAGGTGCAGAAGGATTTATCAGAATGAGTTTTGCGACTTCAGAAGATATTCTCAACGAAGCATTATACAACATCAAAACTACGGTAAATACTTTATGA